From one Lycium ferocissimum isolate CSIRO_LF1 chromosome 5, AGI_CSIRO_Lferr_CH_V1, whole genome shotgun sequence genomic stretch:
- the LOC132057533 gene encoding NAC domain-containing protein 78-like gives MSRLRKGVRFHPTEVELLNYLKRFLRGQSLPSQCPIRLADIYGDQPPSMILGEEKVGYFISRLKKLKNSDERFRRTCANGTWTGQTSGIPIDNPKGTVMGFRRNLKYTSKEKKLDRTTSWLMREYFVGDDFFRKNDIPKQDFVVCRIKKIIKEKKVKDVAESTRCCSFNYRYAALYS, from the coding sequence ATGTCACGGCTTCGTAAGGGTGTTCGATTTCACCCAACTGAAGTGGAGTTACTCAATTATCTCAAAAGGTTCTTGAGGGGTCAATCTTTACCGAGTCAATGCCCTATTCGGCTTGCGGATATCTATGGAGATCAACCTCCATCGATGATTCTTGGAGAAGAGAAAGTAGGCTACTTTATTTCACGGTTGAAGAAGCTGAAGAATTCAGATGAAAGGTTCCGTCGAACTTGCGCCAACGGGACTTGGACAGGCCAAACTAGTGGTATACCTATCGACAATCCCAAGGGAACTGTTATGGGCTTTAgaagaaatttaaaatatacTAGTAAGGAAAAAAAGCTAGACCGTACTACTAGTTGGTTGATGAGAGAGTACTTCGTGGGGGATGATTTCTTCAGGAAAAATGATATTCCTAAGCAAGATTTTGTAGTGTGCcgaatcaagaaaattataaaagagaaaaaggtaaaggATGTTGCAGAATCAACAAGATGTTGCAGTTTTAATTATCGTTACGCCGCCTTATACTCGTAA
- the LOC132057534 gene encoding NAC domain-containing protein 78-like encodes MSTVIAARRHVKGVRFHPTDTELITYLKKFFKSERFSSQCPIQFADIYGDQPPWEIFGTSEEKVRYYITPLKKRKSEHIRYCRTCANGTWKGQTSEYPIRDRKRTVVGFGRNFTFQTKEREQNKTWLMKEYFVADDFFSENNIPKEDYVISRIKKNIKDKKVKDNEATYNMEEQYVAGIIEVMLHEPADDHYCTAKPTEDQVMEETDQWDSIIDEVCDQQADEVENTTFNTIMENQNTTWSSTTLEQEAYAQPLIRNEQVQGDRANHETDIGSGGFWETISGILEDATIDISDYL; translated from the coding sequence ATGTCGACGGTAATTGCTGCACGCCGGCATGTCAAGGGTGTACGTTTTCACCCTACTGACACGGAGCTAATCACCTATCTTAAAAAGTTCTTCAAGAGTGAACGTTTTTCGAGTCAGTGCCCTATCCAGTTTGCAGATATTTATGGAGATCAGCCGCCATGGGAGATATTTGGAACTTCTGAAGAGAAAGTCCGCTACTATATTACTCCGTTGAAGAAGCGGAAGAGTGAACATATAAGGTATTGTCGAACTTGCGCCAATGGGACATGGAAAGGCCAAACCAGTGAATATCCTATAAGGGACCGTAAGAGAACTGTGGTAGGGTTTGGAAGAAATTTCACGTTTCAAACTAAGGAACGGGAGCAAAACAAAACTTGGCTGATGAAAGAATATTTCGTCGCGGATGATTTCTTCAGCGAGAACAATATTCCTAAAGAAGATTATGTCATCAGccgaatcaagaagaacataaaAGATAAAAAGGTGAAGGATAATGAGGCAACTTATAACATGGAAGAACAATATGTTGCAGGAATTATCGAAGTTATGTTGCATGAACCAGCTGATGATCACTACTGCACAGCAAAACCAACGGAAGATCAAGTTATGGAGGAGACTGATCAATGGGACTCCATCATCGACGAGGTTTGTGATCAACAAGCTGATGAAGTTGAGAATACAACGTTCAACACTATCATGGAGAACCAAAATACAACATGGAGCAGTACCACCTTGGAACAAGAAGCATACGCACAACCTCTGATTAGGAATGAGCAAGTGCAAGGCGACAGAGCTAATCATGAGACTGACATTGGAAGCGGTGGATTCTGGGAAACGATAAGTGGAATATTGGAAGATGCTACTATTGATATTTCTGATTATTTGTAG